The proteins below are encoded in one region of Micromonospora yangpuensis:
- a CDS encoding isocitrate lyase/PEP mutase family protein — protein MPDSPTPADRFAAVLAATDLPVHTAGVWDGLSATLAAQAGFRCLFASGFAVSASLGLPDADLYTRADMTRAVQVATRASGLPVIADLDTGWGNAVNTFHAARDFEQAGAAALMLEDQISPKPGPLSEQSGVALVPLPQAAAKVRACVDARHDPRTAVVARTNADTVDEVLRRAEAYATAGADVIFPMRHDETFPFEAWQAAREAGGGRPLAAAVAPGSWLERELTDEIARELGIAVVIYGLQGLLHTARTLAGAYTGLLSDPAAVARDGVPLREFTRAIGYAEVERLRTAYLGGDAG, from the coding sequence ATGCCCGACTCCCCCACCCCCGCCGACCGGTTCGCCGCCGTGCTGGCCGCCACCGACCTGCCGGTGCACACCGCCGGAGTCTGGGACGGCCTCAGCGCCACGCTGGCCGCCCAGGCCGGATTCCGCTGCCTGTTCGCCTCCGGCTTCGCCGTCTCGGCCTCACTCGGCCTGCCCGACGCCGACCTCTACACCCGCGCCGACATGACCCGCGCCGTCCAGGTCGCCACCCGCGCCTCCGGGCTGCCGGTCATCGCCGACCTGGACACCGGCTGGGGCAACGCGGTGAACACCTTCCACGCCGCCCGCGACTTCGAACAGGCCGGCGCGGCGGCGCTGATGCTGGAGGACCAGATCTCGCCGAAACCCGGCCCGCTCAGCGAACAGTCCGGCGTCGCCCTGGTACCCCTGCCGCAGGCCGCCGCCAAGGTACGCGCCTGCGTCGACGCCCGGCACGACCCACGTACCGCCGTGGTGGCCCGGACCAACGCCGACACCGTCGACGAGGTGCTGCGCCGCGCCGAGGCGTACGCGACGGCCGGCGCGGACGTCATCTTCCCGATGCGCCACGACGAGACGTTCCCCTTCGAGGCGTGGCAGGCCGCCCGCGAGGCAGGTGGCGGCCGGCCGCTGGCCGCAGCCGTCGCCCCGGGCAGCTGGCTGGAGCGGGAACTCACCGACGAGATCGCCCGCGAACTGGGCATCGCCGTGGTCATCTACGGCCTGCAGGGACTGCTGCACACCGCCCGTACCCTCGCCGGGGCGTACACCGGGTTGCTCAGCGACCCGGCGGCGGTGGCCCGGGACGGGGTTCCGCTGCGCGAGTTCACCCGGGCCATCGGCTACGCCGAGGTCGAGCGGCTGCGCACCGCGTACCTCGGTGGGGACGCCGGATGA
- a CDS encoding thiamine pyrophosphate-binding protein, translating to MTFTYGSDVMVALLQRLGIRYVAANPGASFRGLHDSLTTAGQPELISALHEGVAIAIAHGYAKASGEMMAAAVHNLVGLQNATMATFNAYADHAPILVLGGSGPADQAHRRPWIDWVHTANQQGQVVRDVVKWDAEPASIEAVPDLLLRAHQLAAAQPQGPTYVALDALLQERPAPPIDLGDWGPAPIAAPTAPLDRLEAVADLLLGAESPVILADHVGRSRAGFDALRRLAETLAAPVVDLGGRHNFPTGHWADCTGDRAGRLAEADVILALDCRDVRWALSRVDNVKRGHHMLSRPDARLAVITLNDLKHNGFLDLEPPIRAHEHLLADTAVALPVLADLVDERVAARRDAVAARRKWLTGHTAGLRAALGAPPESPTGGISEGVLAAATYDAVRDGPWQIGFNMFRGWPRRTWDMVDYNCHLGGSGGGGLGFGAGGTIGAALHHRDDDTVVVGLQPDGDLLYTPQALWTAAHHQIPVLMVVVDNRSYGADWLHQKRVVDTRGGDLERARHGMDLTGPHVDHAAMARAQGVEAFGPVEDRAALPGVLAEAVKAVRGGNPVLVDVVVDLPVATES from the coding sequence ATGACTTTCACCTACGGCAGCGACGTGATGGTGGCGCTGCTCCAGCGCCTGGGAATCCGCTACGTGGCCGCCAACCCGGGCGCCTCCTTCCGGGGCCTGCACGACTCGTTGACCACCGCCGGCCAACCCGAGTTGATCTCGGCGCTGCACGAGGGCGTGGCCATCGCCATCGCCCACGGCTACGCCAAGGCCTCCGGCGAGATGATGGCCGCCGCCGTACACAACCTGGTAGGCCTGCAGAACGCCACGATGGCGACCTTCAACGCGTACGCCGACCACGCGCCGATCCTGGTCCTCGGCGGCTCCGGACCGGCCGACCAGGCCCACCGCCGCCCCTGGATCGACTGGGTGCACACCGCCAACCAGCAGGGCCAGGTGGTCCGTGACGTGGTCAAGTGGGACGCCGAACCGGCCTCCATCGAGGCCGTGCCGGACCTGCTGCTGCGCGCCCACCAGCTGGCCGCGGCCCAACCCCAGGGCCCGACGTACGTCGCCCTCGACGCCCTGCTGCAGGAACGCCCCGCGCCCCCGATCGACCTCGGCGACTGGGGACCGGCCCCGATCGCCGCGCCCACCGCGCCACTGGACCGCCTCGAAGCCGTCGCCGACCTGCTGCTCGGCGCGGAGTCCCCGGTGATCCTGGCCGACCACGTCGGGCGCAGCCGGGCCGGCTTCGACGCGCTGCGCCGGCTCGCCGAGACCCTCGCCGCGCCCGTGGTCGACCTGGGCGGGCGACACAACTTCCCCACCGGCCACTGGGCCGACTGCACCGGCGACCGGGCCGGCCGGCTCGCCGAGGCCGACGTGATCCTCGCCCTGGACTGCCGCGACGTGCGCTGGGCGCTGTCGCGGGTCGACAACGTCAAACGCGGCCACCACATGCTCTCCCGCCCCGACGCCCGGCTCGCGGTGATCACCCTCAACGACCTCAAGCACAACGGCTTCCTCGACCTGGAACCGCCGATCCGGGCCCACGAGCACCTGCTCGCCGACACCGCCGTGGCCCTGCCGGTCCTGGCCGACCTGGTCGACGAGCGGGTGGCCGCCCGCCGCGACGCCGTCGCCGCCCGCAGAAAGTGGCTGACCGGCCACACCGCCGGCCTGCGCGCCGCCCTCGGCGCACCACCGGAGTCACCCACCGGCGGCATCTCCGAGGGGGTACTCGCCGCCGCCACCTACGACGCGGTCCGCGACGGCCCCTGGCAGATCGGCTTCAACATGTTCCGGGGCTGGCCCCGGCGTACCTGGGACATGGTCGACTACAACTGCCACCTGGGCGGCTCCGGCGGCGGCGGGCTCGGCTTCGGCGCCGGCGGCACGATCGGCGCGGCGCTGCACCACCGCGACGACGACACCGTCGTGGTCGGGCTGCAACCCGACGGCGACCTGCTCTACACCCCGCAGGCGCTCTGGACCGCCGCCCACCACCAGATCCCGGTCCTCATGGTGGTGGTCGACAACCGCAGCTACGGCGCGGACTGGCTGCACCAGAAGCGGGTCGTCGACACCCGCGGCGGCGACCTGGAACGGGCCCGGCACGGCATGGACCTGACCGGCCCGCACGTCGACCACGCCGCGATGGCCCGCGCCCAGGGCGTCGAGGCGTTCGGCCCGGTCGAGGACCGCGCCGCGCTGCCCGGCGTGCTCGCCGAGGCCGTCAAGGCCGTCCGTGGTGGCAACCCCGTCCTGGTCGACGTGGTCGTCGACCTGCCCGTCGCGACCGAGAGCTGA